ATCTGCGTCGGAACGTCTTCCTGGAAATTGCCGAACAACACGGACGAGGGATTGTTGTTGAATCCCGAGGAGTCTTCGACTTCGACTCCATCAAAGTTGTAATAGGCGACCAAGTCCGCCTGGGACGTCGAGGCGGCCAATAACAGGCCGATCATTGACAATGTGCGCACCGCGAACCTCATGGAGTGTCTCCTGTTCACCGAAGGCCAGTAGTAGACGTTTGCCGGGATCTGTTCCGACGGAATCGTCGTTCGGTCCAAACTTCAAACTGCGGCCCGCCGATCGATGCGACGGCCGCACGTGAAGTCGAGAAGCCCCCCTCGCGACGCAATACTTATAGCCATCAGTCATGGCTAATGCAAACTAAATGAACGACTAATCTGCAGGGAATGCCAAGAAACTCCTGCCTGGTCAAAGTGCGTCCATCAAGGGAGCCGGACTCGCCGCGTGACGAATCCGGCGTCCGACGTCCCGGGGCAAACTAGCCGGCAACGCCCAGCAACTTGCAGGCTTCTTCGTAGCCAGCAGCTTTGAAGCCGTGTTGGTCGTCGCGGTTGTAGCCATAGGCGCTGGCGTTGACCCGGGCCAGGGCGACGAGTTGCCGCCAGCGGAAGGCCGGTCGGGTCGTGGCGAATTCTTCCCGAACAGTGTGGAAATATTTTTCGCCGTGAAGGCGGCCGTCTTCGCTGACTGCGAATTGCAGCATCGACTGGAACACCGCTTCTGGCGCGTGCCCGGCCTCGCCGTAGACTTGGATCGCGGCGGCGGCGCGGCCTTGATCGTTGTTGCGGACCGCGTCCTCGGCCTCGGCGATCAGTTGCGCCGCATCGCGCGATTTGATCGACGCCCGTTGTTCTTCGGTCGGATAGGCCGGCGTGGGGAAGTTGGCCATTTGCGCGGTGTGGTACGCGGCCAAGATCAAGCCGGAGGCGGCATGCCGCGCATCGGTGACGCGGGCCATGTTGCGCCAGGCGTTGGTCGCGTCGGACGAATGCACACCGGCCGCATCGCCGTGCGTCCGCCACTTGTCGGCGCCTTGGCGGAGGACCAGCGCATTCGAGGCCAGCGAAATCGCCTCGCCAACCACTTCGGGATCAATCCGCTCCGCCAGCGCGGCAGCGACGGCATCGGCCGAGCGATCCGGCGGGCCGTTGTAAATGGTGTTCGCCAGCAACTCGACCGCGGTGTCGCCAGGATCGCGCTTGCCGAGCGGTTGGCCGTCGAGGTGATACTGATCCAGCAACTTCGGCATCAACGAGCGGATTTCCGGATCTGGATGATTGTGCTGCTTGTGCTGTTGTTCATTGTCCACGCAAAAGCGCACGCACTGCCGCAGCAAGGTGTGGGCATATTCCTTGCCCAGCAAATTGGCCAGACCGCGCGTACGATGCGCGAACACGAAGCGATGCACGTTGACGTCGTCCTGCACGGCAGGCTGCAGTGCGTTAAAGGTTTCATCCAACGAGGCGTCGGTCAGTTCGCTGAACAACGTCTCGCCAGCGTCCATATCGGCCCGACGCGAAGCGTCGCGGATCTCTTCGCCCAGGTTTGCGTGGTGCTGATGTTCGGCCGCGTGGATGGCCATCAAGGTTTTGATCGAAGCGCCGCCCAATTGCTGGATTTGCTGCGAGTTGCGATACAGCACCTTCAGCACCGGCAGCGGTTGACGTTCCGAGGGCAGCAACCGCGTCATCTCGAACGCCGGCAACATCGCCATGGCCGTGTGGAAACCAACGTAATCCTGTCCGCCGAACGTCTCGGCGTTCGCCAGCGCGGCGGCGGCGATCAACGTGCGCAGGTCGGTCTCGCCGCGCTGCAGCTTTTGCACCAGCACAGGCTGCAGTTGATCTGCGGGCGTGGATTGCAGCAAATCAATGAGGGGGTCATAGGCGCCGAAGCTCATCGGCTCGGTGGCTTCGCCGGCGTAGGCGGTCGAAAAGCCGAGATCCGCGGCCAGGGTGGAACCCAGCCCGACGGCCAGCATCCCGCGGCCGACGTCTGTCAAGAATTCACGACGATGTGTGGGCGACATGAACAGTCCTCCAACGAACGGCTGCCAGAATGAGACCGTCGAAGTGGCGGTTGGCGTGCCCGCATTCTAGCGCGCGGGCCAAGGAATTGCGCTAGCGGAATGCACAATTCTCGGGGGGGCTTGTGAAATACGTCACAAGCGGCGCGTTTTACGGCAACGCGCTTACTCCAGCTAAGCCCAGGGAAGGCCACCGATAACTTTTGCCGATGGAAACGACTTCGAGGGCCTTCCCTGGGCTTGACGAGCAACGACGATTTGCCGGTGAAAGCTCGCTACTCCACGGTCACGCTTTTCGCGAGGTTTCTCGGCTTATCCACGTCGCAACCGCGCAGGACGGCAATGTGGTACGCGAGCAATTGAAGCGGGATCGAAGTGACGATCGGTTGGAGGAAGTCTTCCACGTTGGGGACGCGAATCACGTCGTCCGCCAGATGCGCCGCGTGCTCGTCGTTCTCCGAAACAATCGCAATCACCGGACCGCCCCGGGCTTTGATCTCTTCCATGTTCGAAATCACCTTGTCGTACACCAGGCCCTGCGGAATCAAGAATACGCTCGGCGTGTTTTCGTCTACGAGCGCGATCGGTCCGTGCTTCATCTCGGCGGCCGGATAACCCTCGGCGTGGATGTAGCTGATTTCCTTGAGCTTGAGCGCGCCTTCCAGCGCGGCGGGGAAATTGAACTGGCGGCCCAGATAGAGGAAGTTTTCCGCTTGGTAGTACTTCTCCGCGATCTGGCGGATGCGATCGTTCTCTTCCAGCGCCTGGGCGACGAAATCCGGCAGCTTTTGCAACTGATCGATCACCCGCAAACCGGCGCCGAAGCTCATATGGCGCAGCCGGCCGAAGTGCAGGGCCAACATCGTCAGCACGGCACATTGCGACGTAAAGGCTTTGGTCGACGCCACGCCAATCTCCGGCCCGGCGTGCAGATAAATGCCGCCGTCCGCGGCCTGAGCGATGGTGCTGCCGACCACATTGCAGATCGCCAGCGTGGGATGTCCCTTGCGCTTCACTTCACGGAGCGCTGCGAGCGTATCGGCCGTCTCGCCGCTTTGGGTGATAGCAAACAGCAACGTGTGGCGATCGAGCGGCGGGTTGCGGTAGCGCAGTTCGCTGGCGTATTCCACTTCCACGGGAATGCGGGCGAATTCTTCGATCAGGTACTCGCCCACCAGCGCCGCGTGCCAACTGGTGCCGCAGCCAGTGAGGACGATGCGCTCGACATTCCGGAGCTCGCTGGCCGGCAGATTGAGGCCGCCGAAGTGGGCCGTCGCTTCGTCCAGGCTCAAGCGGCCGCGCATCGCGTTTCGCAGCGATTCCGGCTGCTCGAAAATCTCTTTGAGCATGTAATGGGCGAAGCCGCCCAAGTCCACATCCGTGACTTGCGTCTCTAGCACTTCGATGTTGTGCTGCACTTCGCCTTGATCGCGATGGCTGACTTGCAAGGAGTCAGCGGTGACGACGGCAATCTCGTGATCCTTGAGATACACGATCCGCTCGGTCTCGCCGACCAAGGGCGAAGCGTCGCTGGCGATGAAGTGTTCGCCGTCGCCGACGCCCACTACCAAAGGGCTGCCCAGCCGCGCGGCGAAAATCACATCCTGATAATCGCGGAACAGAATCGCGAGCCCGTACGTGCCCTGCAATTGTGCGAGCGCCCGGCGGATTGCCCGCAATGGCGTCGAATAAGGATTGCCGCTGGTGTCGGCGTCGAAGGCATCGGCCTCGGCATTGCGGACCTGCTCCAGGCAGCTATCGAGCAAATGAGCGATCACCTCGGTGTCGGTCGCGGAGTTGAAGATGTAGCCTTGCTGCACCAGGCGGTCTTTGAGCGAACGGTAGTTCTCGATCACCCCGTTGTGGACGATGGCGACTGAGTTGTCGCCGCCCAAGTGTGGATGCGCGTTCTCGTCGGTCGCCGCGCCGTGGGTCGCCCAACGGGTATGCCCGATGCCGATCGAGCCGCGGACCGGATCCTCGACGAGCCGCGCGGCGAGGTTATCGATCCGCCCGGCGGCCTTGCCGATGCAGAACTTCCCCCGCGCGGTGACGCCCGCCACACCGGCGCTGTCGTAGCCCCGGTATTCCAGCCGGCGAAGCCCCTGCAGCAGAATGTCCTGCGCTTCGCGAAACCCGATGTAACCGACGATGCCGCACATGAAATTGGCACTCCGAGGAAAACCAGCCTGCCCAACCGCTGTAACTGCCGTCCCCGCCAACGGATAGCTTTGTCTCATCAATATATCCCGCAGCTTTGGGAAAGTCCCCGTATGGGTGACTCCCGCTGGCTCGAAAGCCGGTTTCCCCGGTGGATGCGTCACTACGATCCCCCCATCTCCCACGGCCGGACACCCCAGCCGCCGCGACGCCGCGGACTGCTCTTCTCGCCCCCCGGCGGCTTGTGGTATCACCACCGTCGAAATGGGCTATTCGTAGGGCATCAGGGAGGCTTGCGGCGATGGCACTTACGGCGTTTGTACCCCGAGTTCACGCGACAAGCTTCGTGGTCATTCCGGCGCGGCTCGGTTCAACGCGTCTGCCACGGAAGATGCTGCTTTCCGAAACCGGCAAGCCGCTCGTGCAACACACTTACGAGGCCGCCTGCCTGGCGACGCGCCCCGAAGGCGTGATCATTGCCACCGACCACGAGGAAATCGAAACTGCCGTCCGCGCGTTTGGCGGCGACGTGCGCATGACGAGCGTCGCGCTCGCCTCGGGCACCGATCGCGTCGCCGCTGTCGCTCGGGAACTGCCGGAGGCTGACATTCTCGTCAACGTGCAAGGGGACGAACCGGAAATCTCCGGCGAAGCTATCGACCGTGTGATCAGCATGCTCGAAGAACAGCCCGACAAAGTGATGTCGACGCTGGCCACGCCGATGCGTACGCGGGCTCAGATCGAAAGCCCGAGTTGCGTGAAGGTGGTTTTCGATGCGTCCGGCCGCGCGCTCTATTTCAGCCGCAGTCCGATTCCGCATGCGCGCGAGTGGCGCGACGAGTATCTCACCTCCACGCCGGCCACCTACCACCTGCACCTGGGCATCTACGCCTACCGCCGGGACTTCCTCCTGCAACTCGCCGCGCTGCCACCGGGCCGCCTGGAGCAAATTGAAAAGCTGGAACAACTCCGCGTCCTGGAAGCCGGGCACTCGATCGCGGTCGGTGTGATCGATCAGGCCACGCCGGGGATTGATACGTTGGAGGAGTATCAGGACTTCGTCCGACGCTGTGGTTGATTGCTACACCATCGCGATAGCGCGCGCGTCAACGCGATGCTCTAGCATATTCCTTGAAACCCTTGATCGGCGGTCCTGTCGTCATGCGAAACCCGACCGCGCCAAAATCCCCGTCCGCTTCGAAGACGGTTTTCCATTCCGCTGGGCCGAAGACAAGATTATTGGAGAACGATGCGCCGACCTGCCCCGAGCGAGTGATGGACACTTCTTCCACTTCGTTCAAATAAAACGTTGGCGATCCACTCATCCGACCGCGACGGCTGGACTCAATCTCGACGGGTACTTGCATCGTCAATTCGTAGCGGCCGCCAAAGAACGCTACTGCATTCCAGGTACTCGTTGTATTGCGACCTTCGTACGTGATGTAGTGCCGGCAGTCGTCAAACAGGTGGTCCATTTGTGCGGCAGGCGCAATCTGGGCCAAGCCATTCCGGGCGAATTCTTGGTGACCCCGTGTCTTGTAATTTGCATAGCCAATATAAACTCCGTAAAACCAGATTGCCCAAATCAAGCAGAAAACACACAGCGATACAACGACCAGTCGAATGAAACCGCTTAGCGCACAGGATCTGTTGAATGAGCTCATGCCTTATACAACTGGATGATGCGAGACGAATTAACCGCCGGATCACGGCATTCGGGAGAAGCTCCCGCGCT
This DNA window, taken from Planctomycetia bacterium, encodes the following:
- the glmS gene encoding glutamine--fructose-6-phosphate transaminase (isomerizing), which produces MCGIVGYIGFREAQDILLQGLRRLEYRGYDSAGVAGVTARGKFCIGKAAGRIDNLAARLVEDPVRGSIGIGHTRWATHGAATDENAHPHLGGDNSVAIVHNGVIENYRSLKDRLVQQGYIFNSATDTEVIAHLLDSCLEQVRNAEADAFDADTSGNPYSTPLRAIRRALAQLQGTYGLAILFRDYQDVIFAARLGSPLVVGVGDGEHFIASDASPLVGETERIVYLKDHEIAVVTADSLQVSHRDQGEVQHNIEVLETQVTDVDLGGFAHYMLKEIFEQPESLRNAMRGRLSLDEATAHFGGLNLPASELRNVERIVLTGCGTSWHAALVGEYLIEEFARIPVEVEYASELRYRNPPLDRHTLLFAITQSGETADTLAALREVKRKGHPTLAICNVVGSTIAQAADGGIYLHAGPEIGVASTKAFTSQCAVLTMLALHFGRLRHMSFGAGLRVIDQLQKLPDFVAQALEENDRIRQIAEKYYQAENFLYLGRQFNFPAALEGALKLKEISYIHAEGYPAAEMKHGPIALVDENTPSVFLIPQGLVYDKVISNMEEIKARGGPVIAIVSENDEHAAHLADDVIRVPNVEDFLQPIVTSIPLQLLAYHIAVLRGCDVDKPRNLAKSVTVE
- the kdsB gene encoding 3-deoxy-manno-octulosonate cytidylyltransferase is translated as MALTAFVPRVHATSFVVIPARLGSTRLPRKMLLSETGKPLVQHTYEAACLATRPEGVIIATDHEEIETAVRAFGGDVRMTSVALASGTDRVAAVARELPEADILVNVQGDEPEISGEAIDRVISMLEEQPDKVMSTLATPMRTRAQIESPSCVKVVFDASGRALYFSRSPIPHAREWRDEYLTSTPATYHLHLGIYAYRRDFLLQLAALPPGRLEQIEKLEQLRVLEAGHSIAVGVIDQATPGIDTLEEYQDFVRRCG